The Euphorbia lathyris chromosome 8, ddEupLath1.1, whole genome shotgun sequence genome has a window encoding:
- the LOC136203347 gene encoding gamma-glutamyl peptidase 5-like gives MELKMNKVNGEEKRYALLLAAKDSDYVKEVYGGYFNVFIEAFGEEGERWDLFRVVDGEFPDMNQLHLYDGFVVSGSPFDAYGNDFWILKLCFLLQTLDAMHKKVLGICFGHQVLCRALGGKVRKAYTGWDVGLRKVRLVKDLSTSSSFFLNNNLNLSEIIPSETSLSIIECHQDEVWEVPLGAEVIAYSDKTGVEVFNIGDHILGIQGHPEYTKDILFNLIDRLLNNNSIDFEFAQNAKFGLQFAEPDRKSWGRICKNFLKARIYV, from the exons atggaGTTGAAGATGAACAAGGTTAATGGAGAAGAGAAAAGATATGCTCTATTATTAGCAGCAAAAGATTCAGATTATGTAAAGGAAGTTTATGGAGGTTATTTCAATGTATTTATTGAAGCTTTTGGGGAAGAAGGTGAAAGATGGGATTTGTTTAGGGTTGTTGATGGAGAATTTCCAGATATGAATCAACTTCATCTCTACGATGGTTTTGTTGTTAGTGGCAGTCCTTTTGATGCTTATGGTAATGacttttggatcctcaaacttTGTTTCCTTTTGCAAACTTTGGATGCTATGCACAAAAAAGTTCTTGGAATTTGCTTTGGCCATCAG GTATTATGCAGAGCATTGGGAGGAAAGGTGAGAAAAGCATACACAGGATGGGATGTTGGATTAAGGAAAGTGAGATTAGTGAAGGATTTGTCAACAAGTAGTAGTTTCTTCCTAAACAATAATTTGAATTTGAGTGAAATAATTCCATCAGAAACTTCATTATCAATAATAGAATGTCATCAAGATGAAGTTTGGGAAGTTCCATTAGGAGCTGAAGTGATTGCATATTCAGACAAAACAGGAGTTGAAGTGTTCAATATTGGAGACCATATTTTGGGGATTCAAGGACATCCTGAGTACACTAAAGACATCCTTTTTAACCTCATTGACCGTCTCCTCAACAACAATTCCATTGATTTTGAGTTTGCTCAAAATGCTAAGTTTGGACTCCAATTTGCTGAACCTGATAGGAAATCTTGGGGGAGGATTTGCAAGAACTTTCTAAAAGCTAGAATATACGTTTAG